A genomic segment from Nicotiana sylvestris chromosome 1, ASM39365v2, whole genome shotgun sequence encodes:
- the LOC138876527 gene encoding secreted RxLR effector protein 161-like, with protein sequence MIGLLLYLTASRHDIVFSVGLCARFQKNPKESHLTAVNRILRYLKGTTDLYLWHPKGSNFNLMGYADADYASFLVDRKSTSGMAHFLGSCLVLWATKKQNSVALSTAEAEYVVAAPCCAQLLWIKQQLIDFGIEVGYIPIFCDNTSAISMTKNLIVDIFTKALYRESFERNMLELGMIKII encoded by the exons atgattggtttacttttgtatcttactgctagcagacatgacattgttttcagtgtagggctttgtgctcgattTCAAAAAAATCCAAAGGAATCCCACTTGACTGCGGTCAAtagaatattgagatacttgaaaggcactactgacctTTATCTTTGGCatccaaaaggtagtaactttaacctaatgggatatgctgatgctgactatgcaaGTTTCCtggtggataggaagagcacctcaggtatggcacattTCCTTGGGTCATGTCTAGTAttatgggccactaaaaagcagaattcagtggccttatccactgctgaggctgagtatgttgttgctgccCCCTGTTGTGCTCAACtgttgtggatcaaacaacagttgatagattttggcattgaagttggttacatccctatattttgtgataacactagtgctattagtatgactaaGAATCTC aTTGTTGACATCTTTACTAAAGCGCTGTATAGAGAAAGCTTTGAAAGGAAcatgttagaattagggatgattaagatcatcTAA